In Roseomonas fluvialis, one genomic interval encodes:
- a CDS encoding class I SAM-dependent methyltransferase: MPSDATPPEVQPDGGYAEYFAGGYTKVRGWLASRGAAGLKAVLTFQERRGVTGTIAEIGTFHGKTFVGLGLAVRPQETLVGVDLFVHLGTDFEPILRRNCATFGVDPDRFRLHRGPSTDLGIPEWRELLGPPARLVHVDGSHQYAPALHDLKLAASHLAPGGAILVDDILSVVCPDVTTAAIDFLREHSDFRAVALFDRDGRIGRGGAKLLMAAAQDEDAYVKALAFAFRPARAVRRPFATSRPLVF; this comes from the coding sequence TTGCCCAGCGACGCGACGCCGCCCGAGGTCCAGCCCGACGGCGGCTATGCCGAATATTTCGCGGGCGGGTACACCAAGGTCAGGGGATGGCTCGCCAGCCGCGGCGCCGCCGGCCTCAAGGCGGTGCTGACGTTCCAGGAGCGGCGCGGGGTCACCGGTACGATCGCCGAGATCGGCACGTTCCACGGCAAGACCTTCGTCGGGCTCGGTCTCGCGGTGCGCCCGCAGGAGACGCTGGTCGGCGTCGATCTCTTTGTTCACCTGGGCACGGATTTCGAACCCATCCTGCGTCGGAACTGCGCCACCTTTGGCGTCGATCCGGACCGGTTCCGCCTGCATCGCGGCCCCTCGACCGACCTCGGTATTCCGGAATGGCGGGAATTGCTCGGCCCGCCGGCACGCCTGGTGCACGTAGATGGCAGCCACCAATATGCGCCGGCCCTGCACGACCTGAAGTTGGCAGCGAGCCATCTTGCGCCCGGCGGCGCGATCCTGGTCGACGACATCCTGAGCGTCGTGTGCCCGGACGTGACCACGGCGGCGATCGACTTCCTGAGGGAGCATTCCGACTTCCGCGCGGTCGCGCTGTTCGACCGCGATGGCCGAATCGGGCGCGGCGGCGCCAAACTCCTGATGGCCGCGGCGCAGGACGAGGACGCCTATGTGAAGGCCCTCGCGTTCGCCTTCCGGCCCGCCCGGGCGGTGCGCAGACCCTTCGCGACGAGCCGCCCGCTGGTGTTCTAA
- a CDS encoding Hsp20 family protein → MNAIDFSPLFRTAIGFDRLARLMDNARAVPEANGYPPYNIEKTGEESYVLTMAVAGFSEADIDITAQDNTLTITGRPQPQPEDGRRFLHRGIAGRAFERRFVLADHIVVEGADLANGLLHVALKRVVPEALKPRRIPVQGSRPAIAGEAQATAQAA, encoded by the coding sequence GTGAACGCCATCGACTTCTCCCCCCTGTTCCGTACCGCCATCGGCTTCGATCGCCTGGCGCGCCTCATGGACAACGCCCGCGCGGTGCCCGAGGCGAACGGCTACCCCCCCTACAACATCGAAAAGACCGGTGAAGAAAGCTACGTCCTGACCATGGCCGTGGCCGGCTTCTCTGAAGCCGACATCGACATCACCGCGCAGGACAACACCCTGACCATTACCGGCCGGCCCCAGCCGCAGCCCGAGGATGGCCGCCGCTTCCTGCACCGCGGCATCGCCGGGCGCGCCTTCGAGCGCCGCTTCGTCCTCGCCGACCACATCGTGGTCGAGGGCGCGGACCTGGCCAACGGCCTGCTGCACGTGGCGCTGAAGCGCGTGGTGCCCGAGGCGCTGAAGCCGCGCCGCATCCCGGTGCAGGGATCCCGTCCGGCGATCGCCGGCGAGGCCCAGGCCACCGCACAGGCGGCCTGA